One region of Salinibacterium sp. TMP30 genomic DNA includes:
- a CDS encoding ABC transporter ATP-binding protein, with the protein MTSVETAHIEPEPSGVAQSGIAVEHVGRSFGEVHAVRDASFIAEPGTVTGLIGPNGSGKTTLMLMLASLLKPDVGSIRISGHDPVTETAAVRARLGWMPDVLGSWSSLSVRDTLIYTARMYAMDKSAAAARAAELITLVDLPELADSPTRVLSRGQKQRLSLARALVHEPDVLLLDEPASGLDPVARADLRILVRRLASEGKTLLVSSHVLSELDEMADGAVYISKGVTASAEALARSRASARPWRIRSSDVVALRAALVADGIDEDAIATDRTELLVALEGEAAASALLARLVGAGVAISTFAPAVGDLEHTFIDLSAEDSK; encoded by the coding sequence ATGACGTCAGTTGAGACAGCGCACATCGAACCAGAACCCAGCGGTGTGGCCCAGAGCGGCATCGCCGTTGAGCATGTCGGGCGATCATTCGGCGAAGTGCACGCCGTGCGCGACGCAAGCTTTATCGCTGAACCGGGCACCGTCACCGGGCTGATCGGGCCCAACGGTTCGGGCAAGACCACGCTCATGCTCATGCTGGCTTCGCTGTTGAAGCCGGATGTTGGCAGCATCCGCATTTCTGGTCATGATCCTGTCACCGAGACTGCTGCGGTTCGCGCGCGGCTGGGATGGATGCCCGACGTGCTCGGCTCGTGGTCGAGCCTCAGCGTTCGTGACACCCTCATCTACACGGCGCGCATGTACGCAATGGATAAATCTGCCGCAGCAGCGCGCGCGGCAGAACTCATCACTCTTGTTGATCTGCCTGAGCTTGCCGACAGCCCAACGCGCGTACTCTCGCGGGGCCAGAAGCAGCGATTGAGCCTGGCCCGCGCTCTCGTGCATGAGCCCGACGTGCTGCTGCTCGATGAGCCAGCGTCGGGTCTCGACCCGGTTGCTCGCGCCGATCTGCGAATTCTGGTGCGGCGTCTCGCCTCTGAAGGCAAAACCCTGTTGGTGTCGAGCCACGTACTCTCCGAACTCGATGAGATGGCCGACGGTGCCGTCTACATCTCCAAGGGAGTGACGGCGTCAGCTGAGGCACTTGCGCGCAGTCGCGCCAGTGCTCGACCGTGGCGCATCCGCTCGAGTGATGTGGTGGCACTGCGCGCGGCACTTGTTGCCGACGGCATCGACGAGGATGCGATTGCAACCGACCGCACCGAGCTGCTTGTTGCTCTCGAAGGCGAAGCTGCGGCATCCGCCCTGCTTGCTCGCTTGGTGGGAGCGGGGGTCGCGATCAGCACTTTTGCTCCTGCTGTCGGCGACCTCGAACACACTTTTATCGACTTGAGCGCCGAGGACTCGAAATGA
- a CDS encoding ABC transporter permease: protein MTAFFSGVGVILSLELRQRVRTVSWFILLGVFVGLILIVTVLLSFALNGFGSPNDGGGGVYSTIIYFVLLLGTLVAPALSGNAINGDRDAGTLATTQVTLITTGQLIMGKFLSAWITALAFLIAAIPFLIYAAIVGQLRVSTIVVSVIVLAVELGVVAAVGVGLSGLMTRPLFSIVVTYLVVAALSVGTLIAFTLGGLALQTTAKSVFSYGTEYNADGIPTQCSTPEEYEYQTPRFDLFWGALVANPYVILADAVPTAYDQNDQPTDLFGYFKLSARMTQLPQSAGYESTVCVVGQPEQPSSEYSNARDIIESTTPGWAVGLATHLVLAGALLAGAWFRTTTPAARLSRGSRIA from the coding sequence ATGACCGCATTCTTCTCCGGTGTCGGAGTAATTCTTTCGCTCGAATTGCGCCAACGCGTGCGTACCGTCAGCTGGTTCATCCTGCTCGGGGTGTTTGTGGGCCTGATTCTGATCGTCACGGTGCTGCTGTCGTTTGCCCTCAACGGCTTCGGCAGCCCCAATGACGGTGGTGGTGGCGTGTATTCCACCATCATCTACTTCGTGCTGCTGTTGGGCACTCTTGTTGCGCCTGCCCTCAGCGGCAACGCCATCAATGGTGATCGGGATGCGGGAACTCTTGCCACCACGCAGGTGACGCTCATCACGACCGGCCAACTGATCATGGGTAAGTTTCTCTCGGCGTGGATTACCGCGCTCGCCTTCTTGATCGCTGCGATTCCGTTTCTCATCTACGCCGCGATTGTCGGTCAGCTTCGGGTGAGCACGATTGTTGTTTCGGTCATCGTATTGGCGGTCGAGCTGGGTGTCGTTGCCGCCGTCGGTGTGGGGCTTTCTGGGCTGATGACGCGCCCCTTGTTTTCGATTGTTGTGACGTATCTTGTGGTGGCTGCACTCAGCGTTGGCACCCTGATTGCGTTTACGCTGGGCGGCCTTGCGCTCCAAACAACCGCAAAATCGGTCTTCAGCTATGGCACGGAATACAACGCCGACGGAATTCCGACACAGTGTTCGACACCCGAGGAATACGAGTATCAAACCCCGCGCTTCGATTTGTTCTGGGGCGCTCTCGTCGCCAATCCTTACGTGATCTTGGCCGATGCGGTGCCTACCGCCTACGACCAGAATGACCAGCCGACCGACCTGTTCGGATACTTCAAGTTGTCGGCACGTATGACCCAACTGCCCCAGAGTGCCGGTTATGAAAGCACTGTGTGTGTCGTCGGACAGCCCGAGCAGCCGTCTTCCGAGTATTCGAATGCGCGAGACATTATCGAATCCACGACTCCCGGATGGGCCGTAGGGCTTGCAACACACCTCGTACTTGCCGGTGCTCTGCTGGCCGGCGCGTGGTTTCGTACCACAACGCCAGCAGCCAGGCTGAGCCGCGGGAGCCGCATCGCGTAA
- the cysK gene encoding cysteine synthase A translates to MASRIYNNVTELVGNTPLVQLNSVTKGAGATVLAKLEFQNPSASVKDRIGVAIIDAAEKAGALKPGGTIVEGTSGNTGIALAMVGAARGYRVVLTMPESMSKERRMLLRAFGAELVLTPAGEGMRGAVEKAAEIVANTEGAVAAQQFANAANPAIHHATTGPEIWNDTDGTVDIFVAGIGTGGTITGAGSFLKEQNPEIKVVAVEPEESAILNGGAPGPHKIQGIGANFVPEILDRDVYDEVLDVNITQSVTMARRLAAEEGILAGISSGATVHAALELAKRPENAGKTIVVIIASFGERYLSTLLYEDLVD, encoded by the coding sequence ATGGCTAGTCGTATCTATAACAACGTCACCGAACTTGTCGGCAACACACCGTTGGTTCAGCTCAACTCCGTAACAAAGGGCGCTGGCGCGACAGTGCTGGCCAAGCTTGAGTTTCAGAACCCGTCCGCAAGCGTGAAGGACCGCATCGGCGTCGCCATCATCGATGCCGCCGAGAAAGCCGGTGCGCTCAAGCCCGGCGGAACCATCGTTGAGGGCACCAGTGGCAACACCGGTATCGCTCTGGCAATGGTTGGTGCGGCTCGTGGTTACCGCGTCGTGCTCACGATGCCCGAAAGCATGAGTAAGGAACGCCGGATGCTGTTGCGCGCCTTTGGTGCGGAACTCGTCTTAACCCCCGCCGGCGAAGGAATGCGTGGCGCTGTTGAGAAGGCGGCCGAGATTGTTGCCAACACTGAAGGTGCAGTCGCGGCCCAGCAGTTCGCCAACGCAGCGAACCCTGCTATTCATCACGCAACCACGGGCCCCGAGATTTGGAATGACACTGACGGAACCGTCGACATTTTCGTCGCCGGAATCGGAACCGGCGGAACGATCACCGGCGCCGGCAGCTTCCTCAAAGAGCAGAACCCCGAAATCAAGGTTGTGGCCGTTGAGCCAGAAGAGTCCGCAATCCTCAACGGTGGCGCTCCTGGTCCCCACAAGATTCAAGGAATCGGCGCCAACTTCGTTCCAGAGATTCTTGACCGCGATGTGTATGACGAGGTTCTCGACGTCAACATCACCCAGTCGGTAACCATGGCCCGTCGTCTCGCAGCAGAAGAGGGCATCCTCGCTGGCATCTCCTCGGGAGCGACAGTGCACGCAGCACTCGAGTTGGCTAAGCGCCCCGAGAACGCCGGCAAGACCATCGTCGTGATTATCGCGAGCTTCGGCGAGCGCTACCTCTCGACTTTGCTCTATGAAGACCTCGTCGACTAA
- the cysE gene encoding serine O-acetyltransferase produces the protein MFPRTREDIAAVRTRDPAARGAFEIWLTYSGMHAVWGYRFSHWLWTARAHFLARVVSQFVRFLTGVEIHPAAQLGRRVIIDHGSGVVIGETAIVGDDVLIYHGVTLGGTSSQGGKRHPTLGSDIVVGAGAAILGDITIGAGSVVGAGAIVVADAPADSLLVGVPAVARPKRGTEAPRDSFNYTDPAIYI, from the coding sequence TTGTTTCCTCGAACCCGTGAAGATATCGCTGCTGTGCGTACGCGCGACCCCGCAGCGCGCGGAGCTTTCGAGATCTGGCTGACCTATTCGGGCATGCATGCGGTGTGGGGTTACCGCTTCAGCCACTGGTTGTGGACTGCGCGGGCGCACTTCCTCGCCCGCGTGGTCTCCCAGTTCGTTCGTTTCTTGACCGGAGTAGAGATCCATCCTGCAGCGCAGCTTGGTCGCCGCGTGATCATCGACCACGGGTCTGGTGTCGTCATTGGTGAGACCGCCATTGTTGGCGATGACGTACTCATCTACCACGGTGTCACTTTGGGTGGCACGAGCTCTCAGGGTGGCAAGCGGCATCCAACTCTCGGCAGTGACATCGTTGTCGGGGCTGGGGCCGCGATTCTGGGCGATATCACTATCGGCGCGGGCTCGGTCGTTGGTGCCGGAGCCATCGTGGTTGCGGATGCGCCCGCCGATTCTCTACTCGTCGGTGTCCCCGCCGTTGCGCGACCCAAGCGGGGCACCGAAGCTCCCCGCGACAGCTTCAACTACACCGACCCCGCGATCTACATTTAG